The window TTTACTTGTTatcatgttagtttttttagcCTAATCAACTTCACAACAAACCAAGAcgttaaaccttttttttttaacgataAAGAGTATCACAAGGTCGGATTATTTATCAATCAATACTAAGTTCTGTCTctagataattttaaagaagCAATCCTATGTTAATTTGATGCATTCaaagaattttaataaattttcttatatacTAGCTCCAAaacttaatcaaattaatttaccaaGGAAAAGATATGAATGTGAATTCTACGATCTCCTTCttgctttaaaagaaaaaaattaactcgatCAATACTCAAAACTTGTATTATTATTTGACAGGAAACCTCAACTCAAAGCTTCATCCAAATTAAAgtcaaattttatattgaagCAAGTTGGGAGTTGATCCAATTAAAACTTATATGATacctgatttgattttttaaaaaaatctttaaataacatcgttttaattataaaaaaaacttcaaaacaaCACTATTTAGAACTGAATCGTTTAATCTATGACCTAGACCTTAAACCTAGACAAGTTTTGGCTCCTCTTTTTTGTTGGAAGGTAGTTTCATTCTGAAAAGTGATTTTCatggaaattgaatttttaaaaagtaaaatattttctgatgtttggtactgtcatgaaaaacaacttagaaaaattttctagtgtttggctaagtcataaaaaataagctggaaaataacttattaatgttttctttttaagtttattaaataataaagactaaatcttacatataaaaaagttgtaggatgaaattaaaaaatatataattttataaattatttcaaataaaataaataacaattaaaataataaagatcaaatttgacagataaaaaaattaaaagatgataaaattaaaaaaaattacaatttcatgaattgtttcaaataaaaataaaaagaaataaaaagaatagggacCAAATATAATagcttaaaattttcaattaagaaaatgataagagaaaagtaaataataataaaaagaatgagaaccaaaatttttataaaaatcaaattctaatggatgaaattaaaaaaaaaagattaaaaaaatataaatcaaaatattaaagacCAAACttaatataatcaacaaataacaagatatttttgaattttttacaacttctaaaaagtgtttttctcctaaaataaaaggaaaacactttcctgaaaaccaaaccaaatttttttttgaccagaaagtgtttttcattaaccaatttttttaatggttaataaaaataaaaaagtttagaaaatagttttttaaaaaaactttctataaaataaacagGGCATTTATAATTCTACTAAAATAAGCAGTAATATACAATTCTCTTTTCGTTGCTATTCACATGATGAAGTTATAACAttaaacacttaaaaataataattaatgagtaTTAAAAATACCATCAtgctaggattttttttatattaaaatatcgtTCAGTATTTATAgtaattgttatattttaaagtatttttagctcagaaatatattaaaaattattatttttaatttatttttaatatcaacacattaaagcgatcaaaaacacaaaaaataataaattgaagtaaataaaaaaataaaaattaaatttttttcaaaaatacttttaaaaccaaaaaataaatagattctAAACCTAAATCTTAGACTTAATGTATATCATTGATACCCTCGTCAACTTATTCATGAAAACTACCCTTTCCCATGCTTTCATTAAATTTAAGTTCAATATAATCATCAAATTAAAGGGTATATACTTTGATTATGGAGAGAAGCCTAGTTAACTTAATCAATAGAATTCTCTTGGACCCTAAATGCATCACGCATGCCTAGTTTGCTAACCCAAGCCCAGCCAGCATGCGCTATCAAAATTGCTGACTCAAACCAGATTTCTTTCTTGACAAGTAGGCAACCTAAGTACTGTTTGTGATCCAATTCAATCACCTAAGACACTCCTGGTACAAAACCAATAGGTTTCTTGTTGGCATCAAATTAAAACCCTGACAAGTTACCTCGCCCTCCCATTTTTCTTTACCTTCACTTCGATCGATCAATCAATTGAAACCCAAGTCACCTTCAATTTATCTTTGTTATTTCTTGTTAGGTATGTTGTAAAGTTCAAACTTTATCTGGGTtcattatttttgataaaaagacTGAAACTTTATGCAGTTGGTTTAAGGTGTTTGATAAAAAGTTTGAATCCTTTTTTGTGTGGTCTTTGTGAAAGAGAAGGTTTGAATGATGTTTTGGTGTTTGAAATTTGCAGTGGATTATAAAAGTTCCAGTCTTGATACCACCACCATGGATAGAAGTTCATTCAAGCTTGATCATACTTTGggttagttttgttttgtttctactTTGATTGAATTGTTAAGACCCATGCTTTTGTTTTCCCAGTCACAATCTCGTGTTTATTGGATTATTCGAGGAGTTGTGGAAAATCATGTAGCCTTTGATTTGAGTTATtgcatttgaaaagaaaaaagcttaaaCTTActgttttgatgattttttttttttttttgggggggggggggcgcttGATCATACTGTACTTTCTTCTTAGCTAGCTATTTAGTTTGATATATGAAGATAAAAGAGGTTTACTTTTTGAATGATATTCTGGGCTTGGGGTGATTTTAGTTTGATATGTAAAGGagaatataattatttcttgAAATCTTGGGCTAAAATACAATTTGATATGCAGAGAttagatgtatttttatttttggtacgAGACTCAAGAGTTTGCAATGGACTAGCGTGATCAAGCCATCTGGAAAATTTCATTGTTTGGTGTAGTTGAGACTTGGGACCTCCCATGAATTTCATCTATTGTTTCatctattattttctttgatgaCATGAAAGGAATGAACTTTAGGGTCAGATTTGAATGTGGTGACTTTGATTGGACTTAATTTGTTGCATTTCTTTAGGAAACAAatgaatattactttttttttcctttttgattcTCGAACATTTTATAGAAAGTTCTTTTTTGTAAATCCAAATTAAATATGAGGTTCAAATGGTTTCTATTGATGTTGTAGTTCTTTAATTTGGTTATGGTGTTCTATTTCATCTTAATCATTTACTTCGAAAACGAAGTCAGCGTGTTGATCTTATATAAATTTGTCTACCTTCTATCTATATTTTGATCTTATTTCAGAGAGGAGGCAAGCAGAAGCTTCTCGCATCAGAGAGAAATATCCTGATAGAGTACCTGTAAGAACATCAGCTAGCAATTTAGATTCTATATATTCTAGTCATTCTGAAAATACATTTCCTTCTAACCGGCATGTGCCATGTGGTGCACTGTGCAGGTGATTGTGGAAAGGGCTGAAAGGAGTGATATCCCTGACATTGATAAGAAGAAGTTAGttccatttttttcatattctctCCTGTTTTAAGTTGCAGGACGGGCTCATCTTATTTGAAGGAACTctgattaatttctttttttcttagcaagaacattttgtttctattatgACTTTTTGAAACGTCTATGCTCGTATCCAGTTAACAAATCTAATATTTAGCAGCATTATCACGCACTGCTGACTCAAATTCTGTACACCAGAAAGgggatttcaatttttattccaTACGCCTTTTGTTCTAATTGTCATTCTGTTGTTGTAAATTCAGATATCTCGTGCCAGCTGATTTGACTGTGGGTCAGTTTGTTTATGTTGTCCGGAAAAGGATCAAGCTGGGTCCTGAGAAGGCTATATTTGTCTTTGTAAAAAACACTCTGCCTTCTACCGGTGAGTAGTGCTCTGTAATTTTCGAGTTGCAAGTCAATGTTCTATGAGTTATGTTGGTGATTTTCTTCGTCTTTTTTTTCCAGCTTCATTGATGTCTGCAATCTATGAGGAAAACAAGGATGAAGATGGTTTTCTTTACATGACATACAGTGGGGAGAATACCTTTGGATTGCACTAGATTATATGTCATCAATCTGTATAAATGAATCCTGGAAGAAGTATATTCTTAGCATTCAGCATAAGCGCTGACTTTTTATCTATTCCCTTTAGTTTTGATTATGCCATTGAGTGGATGATGGAAGTTATTTATGCATGGAATTGAATGGATGACATGGCATCATTGCAGCTATCTTTGTTCGAGATTGTTTAGTCTTTGTTTGGGGTGCAAAGATTCAAAGTGAAACTTGTTCTCTTGATTCTCCTTGAAGCGATAACAAGTGTGAGCAAATCATAAATGACCAAAAGCAATGAAAAGAAATTCTTGGAAGGTTTCTTTTGACTTGTTTCTTTCTTAGTTTTGTTATTAAGCCGGTCTCTACCCTTTAATGCTGGAATGTTCAGAAGTTGCATGCTCATCTCAACCAGAATGAGTTGTTCAATTGGCCTTCTGTAGTGAAGGGCATCTCGCAGCCTGCATTTCCTAGCTGTTACCGCTAACTTTCCAAAAATAATAGTTTCTgtgttcaatttgttttttggtgCAGTGTGGTGAGGCTTGCGTTTTATCCTAATCATATATTTGAAAGTGTTTTGGTTGATCAATATACATCACAATTTTGTATGGATTTATATGGATTATACCAAAAATTTCTTTGAAGCCTTGGTTAAGAAAAAGTTAAACTGCAAAACCTACAACCATGCAATTGGATGCTGCAATGGTGGAAACTGTGTTTTCTTTGGGTGAAGATCTGTTTATTTTGTGAGCCAACTAGCATTCAAACAAATTCCTAGACAAATAAACATGCAACAAAAAAGAGGGAAGGCAAAGGGAGCATTAATAGCAGCCCATAACATAATCTGCCAGAAATCATCTGTTGTTGCTATAATAACACGAGGCCAGTTTGTTTACATATAAATCATTTTGGAGATTGATTACTTTTTCTGGCATTTACTTTTGACCCATTTGAAGCTACTGGATGCTCCACTCTTGAGCTTTTGAGCACCAGACATAGCAGCTGCTTTGGCTTTGTTTAATCCCCCCTTGCCATCTGACTTCTTCTCGTTGCTGGTATCTTGCTTGGTCGTGTAATTGTCTTCTTCCATGGAACCAATGCCTCCTGCACCCCATTGATCTGCCCAGCTGGGAGCCTCACTTGCCATTGTTTCTTGTTTTCCTTCAATAAAGCCAAGAATCTAACAACAAAGCGAAAGTTTAGTAACCTATATTGCATACCTCACAAGAAAAGTACAGATCCAATTTAACCCACATACCTATGAGAAGCGAGCATCAAGAGATTTACATTTTGTGATCACGTTTGCAAGCATTTCAAGAAAATCATACAGAAGACAAGCCATTCTTTATTAAAAACTAGAGATCATATTCAAATGCATGAAGAGACCTgagatttttgttattttacaaGAGTTTTGCATGTCAAAATAGAAACAGATCCAAACCATAAACTTATTAAACATTGACAAGAACACAATCAAAGAGAAGATCAagatatcatatttattttggtgGGTGAAAGGGAAAGAGACAAGATTTACCTTGTGGAGCTGTGGTGATCAGCCTTGGCTTAGATTGAGAAACTTGAAGGGAGGCTTGATGGGAAATGATCAAGGGCTCAAGCACCTTTGAActaatgaaaaggaaaagaagccACTTGTTGATAGGCTGTCTTTAGCTCCATTCTATGCTTAAAAAAGACTTTCCAACTCACTtgtttcttctttccttgttacGAAGAAAACTAAATTTGGCATCCAACTAACCTCAACTCTTTCTGGTCATGTTCCCTTAGAAAATTTTAATCTGACGTAGTTGTGTTCATCATGTATTATTATATGTCCTGGCTGGACATTGGGTTCTACCTGGGGAAGGTACTTCCAAACAATTATACACACATTCCTACAtccacacatttttttttaaatgagctcaaaaaataactactaggtcaaataaattttataatttaaaatctatatcATACATAAGCAAAGGCAGACCTACGTTATGTTTTGGAGAGAGCTTGGTAAcgcaaaagttttaaaatatcttaattttagatattaaatttttaaagttttcatAATGATTCTGCATTTAGCTTctccaaaaataatatatttacccttcaatcttataatttttattatgatatccccaaataaaattttataatttcatcccctaacaaaaaaaaaatcaactataaaattttataattttattatgaaatgccttgaaaatgataaaagtaGGTTTTATAAAGAAATCGATGGCTTTTTAATTAGTTTCCCATATAAGACACCACTGATAAAGTCTTAAAAATTCAAGTAACCTAGAAATAGGGCTCCCGGGTAGGATAGTCAGTTCATCAATTGATCCTAGCAATTTCATCCATTCTTCATAGCTAAGGTTGTTGATAGTTTTTATTTGGTGCTTAGTAGGTCAAAATAGTTTATAGCTAGTACTTGCAAAATATCATTTTTGGTAGAGATGAGGACTCTCTGATACTTAAATAAGTATACTTTTTAGAAAGGGAAAGTACAATAATATTCTAGAGATagatgctttatatatatatatatggtagagaatgaagattgcTAACATTTGTTCTAAATGTCTCATTATATACTTATAGCTCATAAGTTGAGTCATTTTATGGAGAAAAATAGCTGGAATGTAACTTCatccttgtaattttttaattatattgtgaGCTATATTTCACTTATTTTATTCAGCT of the Populus nigra chromosome 7, ddPopNigr1.1, whole genome shotgun sequence genome contains:
- the LOC133698887 gene encoding autophagy-related protein 8B, producing MDRSSFKLDHTLERRQAEASRIREKYPDRVPVIVERAERSDIPDIDKKKYLVPADLTVGQFVYVVRKRIKLGPEKAIFVFVKNTLPSTASLMSAIYEENKDEDGFLYMTYSGENTFGLH